In Duganella zoogloeoides, a single genomic region encodes these proteins:
- a CDS encoding RNA polymerase sigma factor: MNPDVVDWVTSNFLPFEAELRVILRRVCQGSAEVDDVVQEVYYKVLVLDGVAHIREPRAFLVRTAKNIVIDRLRREAIVNIESMASLDELEVEDVSASPERVAQGRSELKWVIGLIANLPDRCKEVFRARRIYGLSQNETAQTLGISEGIVEQETMKGMNLIADMIARVGVHHDAGTTNVAVRARKKKNVHH; the protein is encoded by the coding sequence ATGAATCCGGATGTCGTAGATTGGGTTACATCAAACTTTCTGCCTTTTGAGGCGGAGTTGCGCGTCATTCTGCGTCGGGTTTGCCAGGGAAGTGCCGAAGTGGATGACGTCGTGCAAGAGGTTTATTACAAGGTACTGGTGCTCGACGGCGTGGCGCATATCCGCGAGCCGCGCGCCTTCCTGGTGCGCACGGCCAAGAATATTGTCATCGACCGGCTGCGGCGCGAGGCCATCGTCAACATCGAATCGATGGCCAGCCTCGACGAGCTGGAAGTGGAAGATGTCAGCGCTTCGCCGGAACGGGTGGCGCAAGGGCGCTCCGAACTGAAATGGGTGATCGGCCTGATCGCCAATTTGCCCGACCGTTGCAAGGAAGTGTTCCGTGCGCGCCGCATTTACGGGCTGTCGCAGAACGAGACCGCGCAAACCCTGGGTATTTCGGAAGGCATCGTGGAGCAGGAGACCATGAAGGGCATGAACCTGATTGCCGACATGATCGCCCGCGTCGGCGTCCATCACGACGCCGGCACCACCAACGTTGCGGTTCGCGCAAGAAAGAAAAAAAATGTCCACCATTGA
- a CDS encoding FecR family protein, with translation MSTIDQQAMAWMLRAEQGKLDDAEQQAFDAWFGADVRHQGAYLRATAINNALSRATVQESLRPAPERLRTEWAGASWRQAPPRRAWLAAGALAAGAAFFGLGTWFTAAPAPTVLATALGEVRRVPLADHSVASINSDSVVEVRLDPASRQVALQRGEAWFEVAKDKARPFVVAAGDAKVRAVGTAFGVRRHAGGAEVLVTEGTVEITGAAGAGRQLLTAGQSAFIPVHGGAIAVAWRPDDMARRLAWREGKLVFKDQKLADAVADFNRYSLKKIVIDDPRLATRTLVGQYQIDAPELFARDVGAFLAVPVRITADRIAIGAAPGVVR, from the coding sequence ATGTCCACCATTGATCAGCAGGCGATGGCCTGGATGCTGCGCGCCGAGCAAGGCAAGCTCGATGATGCGGAACAGCAGGCGTTCGACGCCTGGTTCGGCGCCGACGTCCGCCACCAGGGCGCCTACCTGCGCGCCACCGCCATCAACAACGCGCTGTCGCGCGCCACGGTGCAGGAATCGTTGCGGCCTGCGCCCGAGCGGCTGCGCACGGAATGGGCGGGTGCGTCCTGGCGCCAGGCGCCGCCGCGCCGGGCCTGGCTGGCAGCCGGTGCGCTGGCGGCCGGTGCGGCATTCTTCGGGCTTGGCACCTGGTTTACCGCTGCGCCGGCCCCCACCGTGCTGGCCACGGCCCTTGGGGAAGTGCGGCGGGTGCCGCTGGCTGACCACTCGGTCGCCAGCATCAACAGCGACAGCGTGGTGGAAGTGCGGCTCGATCCGGCATCGCGCCAGGTGGCGCTGCAGCGCGGCGAAGCGTGGTTCGAGGTCGCCAAGGACAAGGCGCGGCCGTTCGTGGTGGCGGCGGGCGATGCCAAAGTGCGCGCCGTGGGCACCGCGTTTGGCGTGCGCCGCCACGCGGGCGGTGCGGAAGTGCTGGTCACCGAAGGTACGGTGGAAATCACCGGTGCGGCCGGCGCGGGCCGGCAATTGCTTACGGCCGGCCAGAGTGCGTTCATCCCCGTGCACGGTGGCGCCATCGCGGTGGCCTGGCGTCCCGACGACATGGCCCGCCGGCTGGCCTGGCGCGAAGGCAAGCTGGTGTTCAAAGACCAGAAGCTGGCCGACGCCGTGGCCGACTTCAACCGCTACAGCCTGAAGAAAATCGTCATCGATGATCCGCGCCTGGCCACGCGCACGCTGGTGGGCCAGTACCAGATCGACGCGCCCGAACTGTTCGCGCGCGACGTGGGCGCGTTTCTCGCGGTGCCGGTCCGGATCACGGCGGACCGGATTGCCATCGGCGCTGCGCCGGGCGTTGTGCGTTAA
- a CDS encoding TonB-dependent receptor, translated as MLDSSLHGAPPRRTRCALAVAAVLSTLCGYPVAHAQQAPAAQPAAEPQNVVVVSGTRQSVSSAIERKKGAGTVSDSIVAEDIGQFPDKNVGEALSRITGVQLSRDFGEGSQIAIRGVEPDLNRVEINGLSVLSTNNTAGRGAELRELPAELIKSIDVFKGITADMTEGGIGGTVSVKTNKPLDFKKLTVATNISAQKNTLRDGAQPRASLLIADRFFEGKLGLMANMTYDKVHTQGDTVRNTGWRFLRDWDFSPEKTVTSMNGAAAGVGTKAGCAALTAAADRTECERQWFDYSPSVPRYVIGTRSHERKSGEFTAQYKFSDSFNAFASYQRNKQDARYQDFTYGTDFADVNRLATAGRAPVYAANGTVTTAGTCNAAPTTSTPAGMVVTNHHVTEYVVGDCMAISGRGGYGAFSTSARDFIQKNDAQYRSTGFNYRKGSWDVEALLAKSESAYTNDSNYLGLVQSAPGLKVTLDGDGRPHFTFPAGWDPNSASSYTRAELNYRPTESESKEDQVKLDLRYRTNLPFINKISFGGQGRKTRMFQYNGGGYLIDNGANLASTADDLDVKTANVTQVWNWDPLYTGTVQRPAVTQSFINSNNSEIWVGPQQMRQLVEAVRSQSPDFLNGSGIGGYPANWLAPNYAAGTQFFDTSRFNHDDVRQALGRDGKLYPQIPAYDTSERIRSAYLRLDFDHTLFGYEIDGNVGLRYSGTRTSSTGVQQYRRRVARDATSAAYDDRILANTIVTKDNKYNDYLPSFNAATWLVPDQLTVRIGYGKVMSRPAIDKLAPAINCLEGSGDTRFGGDGTDDCTAGNPDLKPYRAANKDLSIEWYPNRDSQLSLAYFRKDIQTSIQPNVTVRKDLFGDGKLWDVRTTVNFEGATTKGIELAGRTALTFLPGFLSGFGVDANYTRMTYSYARGAELLNTLDGTQLSFPGMSKNSYNASIWYDRDKLNARLAYNYRSSYYTGGNDVNTGNPVFMNASGYLDAKIQYRVTPQLTFSIEAKNLTDEISQTTAGGEMRKNDLGWNGRRYYAGVGYKF; from the coding sequence ATGCTCGACTCTTCATTGCACGGCGCACCTCCGCGCCGCACCCGTTGCGCCCTGGCCGTGGCGGCCGTCTTGTCCACCTTGTGCGGGTATCCCGTGGCACATGCGCAGCAAGCGCCGGCGGCACAGCCCGCTGCCGAACCGCAGAACGTGGTCGTGGTATCCGGCACCCGGCAGTCGGTCAGCTCGGCCATCGAGCGCAAGAAAGGTGCCGGTACCGTCAGCGATTCGATCGTGGCCGAGGACATTGGCCAATTCCCCGATAAAAACGTCGGTGAGGCATTGTCGCGCATCACCGGCGTGCAACTGTCGCGCGATTTCGGTGAAGGCAGCCAGATCGCCATCCGTGGCGTGGAGCCGGATTTGAACCGGGTGGAAATCAACGGCCTGTCGGTGCTGAGCACCAATAACACGGCCGGGCGGGGCGCCGAGCTGCGCGAGCTGCCGGCCGAACTGATCAAATCGATCGACGTCTTCAAGGGCATCACCGCCGACATGACCGAAGGCGGCATCGGCGGCACCGTCAGCGTCAAAACCAACAAGCCGCTCGATTTCAAAAAGCTGACCGTCGCCACCAATATCTCGGCGCAAAAGAACACGCTGCGCGACGGCGCCCAGCCGCGCGCCAGTTTGCTGATTGCCGACCGCTTTTTTGAAGGCAAGCTGGGCTTGATGGCCAATATGACCTACGACAAGGTGCACACCCAGGGCGATACCGTGCGCAACACCGGCTGGCGCTTCCTGCGCGACTGGGATTTCTCGCCCGAAAAAACCGTGACGTCGATGAACGGCGCCGCTGCCGGCGTGGGCACCAAGGCCGGCTGCGCGGCGTTGACGGCCGCGGCCGACCGCACCGAGTGCGAGCGCCAGTGGTTCGACTACTCGCCGTCGGTGCCGCGCTACGTGATCGGCACCCGCTCGCATGAACGCAAGTCCGGCGAATTCACCGCGCAATACAAATTCAGCGACAGCTTCAACGCGTTTGCCAGCTACCAGCGCAACAAGCAGGATGCGCGCTACCAGGACTTCACGTACGGCACCGATTTTGCCGATGTCAATCGCCTGGCCACGGCCGGCCGCGCACCGGTCTATGCCGCCAACGGCACCGTGACCACCGCCGGCACCTGCAACGCCGCACCCACCACGTCCACCCCGGCCGGCATGGTCGTCACCAACCACCACGTGACCGAATACGTGGTCGGCGACTGCATGGCGATTTCGGGCCGGGGCGGCTACGGCGCCTTTTCCACCAGCGCGCGCGACTTCATCCAGAAGAACGACGCCCAGTACCGCTCCACCGGCTTCAACTACCGCAAGGGCAGCTGGGACGTGGAAGCGCTGCTGGCCAAGAGCGAATCGGCCTACACCAACGACAGCAACTACCTCGGCCTGGTGCAAAGCGCGCCTGGCCTGAAGGTCACGCTCGATGGCGACGGCCGCCCGCACTTCACGTTCCCGGCCGGCTGGGACCCGAACAGCGCCAGTTCGTACACCCGCGCCGAACTCAACTACCGTCCCACCGAGTCGGAAAGCAAGGAAGACCAGGTCAAGCTCGACCTGCGCTACCGCACCAATCTGCCGTTCATCAACAAGATCTCGTTTGGCGGCCAGGGCCGCAAGACCCGCATGTTCCAGTACAACGGCGGCGGCTACCTGATCGACAACGGCGCCAACCTGGCCAGCACCGCCGACGACCTCGATGTGAAGACGGCCAATGTCACCCAGGTATGGAACTGGGACCCGCTGTACACCGGCACGGTGCAGCGTCCGGCCGTTACCCAGAGCTTTATCAACAGCAATAACTCGGAAATCTGGGTAGGCCCGCAGCAGATGCGGCAACTGGTCGAAGCGGTGCGCTCGCAATCGCCGGACTTTCTCAACGGTTCCGGCATCGGCGGCTACCCGGCCAACTGGCTGGCGCCCAACTATGCGGCCGGCACCCAGTTCTTCGACACGTCGCGCTTCAACCACGACGACGTGCGCCAGGCGCTGGGCCGCGACGGTAAACTCTACCCGCAGATTCCGGCCTACGATACCAGCGAGCGGATCCGCTCGGCTTACCTGCGGCTCGATTTCGATCACACGTTGTTTGGGTACGAAATCGACGGTAACGTGGGCTTGCGCTACTCCGGCACCCGCACCAGCTCGACCGGGGTGCAGCAATACCGCCGCCGCGTGGCCCGCGACGCCACCAGCGCTGCATACGACGACCGCATCCTCGCCAACACCATCGTCACCAAGGACAACAAGTACAACGACTACCTGCCGAGTTTTAACGCCGCCACCTGGCTGGTGCCGGACCAGCTGACGGTACGTATCGGTTACGGCAAGGTGATGTCGCGTCCCGCCATCGACAAGCTGGCGCCGGCCATCAACTGCCTGGAAGGCAGCGGCGATACCCGCTTTGGCGGCGACGGCACCGACGATTGCACGGCCGGCAATCCCGACCTCAAACCGTACCGCGCAGCCAACAAGGACCTGTCGATCGAGTGGTACCCGAACCGCGACAGCCAGCTGAGCCTGGCGTACTTCCGCAAGGATATCCAGACGTCGATACAGCCGAACGTCACCGTGCGCAAGGACCTGTTTGGCGACGGCAAGCTGTGGGACGTGCGTACCACCGTCAACTTCGAAGGCGCCACCACCAAGGGTATCGAGCTGGCCGGCCGCACCGCGCTGACGTTCCTGCCGGGCTTCCTGAGCGGCTTTGGCGTCGATGCCAATTACACGCGCATGACGTATTCGTATGCCCGTGGCGCCGAGCTGCTGAACACGCTCGATGGCACCCAGCTGTCGTTCCCCGGCATGTCGAAAAACAGCTACAACGCGTCGATCTGGTACGACCGCGACAAGCTCAACGCGCGCCTGGCCTATAACTACCGCAGCAGCTATTACACGGGCGGTAACGATGTGAATACCGGCAACCCGGTATTCATGAACGCCAGCGGCTATCTCGACGCCAAGATCCAGTACCGCGTCACGCCCCAGTTGACGTTTTCGATCGAAGCGAAAAACCTGACCGACGAAATATCGCAAACCACGGCCGGCGGCGAAATGCGCAAGAACGATCTCGGCTGGAACGGTCGCCGGTACTACGCGGGCGTGGGTTACAAATTCTGA
- a CDS encoding TonB-dependent receptor codes for MLVRHGVGAGMVAVAAGAMVVAQPAQAQQQLAVQEQERQQGREGKRTFDIAAGSAAEAVAAFARQAQVNVLASGEQLAGRRTGAVKGAYSIDGALAQLLAGSGLAGKTMPSGAIFITPEAPVRSSQPTTPLPAPPSAAADPARAPAAGDVAPVVVISGTRLAIASAIDLKKNAATVTDSIVAEDVGQFPDKNVGEALSRMTGVQISSDFGEGNQISIRGVQPDLNRIEINGASVLSTADGTRAPDLRELPSELIKSIEVVKGVTADLTEGGIGGTVLIRTNRPLDFKKFTFASTVAAEQNSLRGGVQPRANLLIADQFFDRRLGLMANLVHDKVLTQADRVRNSGWRFLRDWDLSPEKTVPSLNPAAAAVLDRAGCTALASLDRTDCERQWYDYSPSNPRYGILRRDHARTTGELTAQVKFSNALTGYVSYQRFRQASRLHDLNYAADLTSADRLSGAGALPTYDANGVPAGGACVAPSLAATPAGVVVTNHHVTQYVVGDCLSLSGRGGSNAFSIEARDFVQRVDNYYRTAGLTWRRDGWDIDAMLTSADGRYRNDSNYLGLLMNAPGLQVNLDSRGFPHFTFPANGGPDNLSAYTQVQFTYNPVEIDNSEDQLRLHLRYRPQWPLIERVAFGVQGRRQATQRYANGGYVLGAGSDLAGAGDDLAVQSSNVRYTWNYDPLNPAGALRPPVVQSFVDANNEERWVTGAQMRALVGAVRGVSPDFLAGAGLDGFPSNWASASYSAAAPFFDTSGFTHDRVRQAPGSDGAIHPQIPTYQVAERTRAAYVRADYSTAWFGHALEGNLGLRYAGTRTRSLGRQRLFVRTERAAGSAAYDDRLLGTAIVARESRYHDFLPSANAVLWLRPETLLLRAGYGKVMARPSLERLSPNITCVIDSGKPQFGGDGVDKCTAGNPGLQPYRATSTDLSLEWYPGQGNQVSLAYFRKDIDTAIRTGAVVRTDLLQDGTLFDVTTTVNTRGATTKGIELAVRTALSFLPAPLDGFGIDANFTRMGYAYAPGTALVNSLDGSELPFPGMSRTARNLALWYERGPVNARVVYNRRSGYYTGSNDTNSGNPLFVEAAGFLDFKLQLHLTARLSFAFEAKNLTDAHTLTTAGAITRPNEYSWSGRRYFLSAGYAF; via the coding sequence ATGCTGGTTCGTCATGGCGTTGGCGCAGGTATGGTTGCGGTGGCGGCGGGAGCGATGGTGGTGGCGCAACCGGCGCAGGCGCAGCAACAGTTGGCAGTTCAGGAACAGGAGCGGCAGCAGGGCAGGGAAGGTAAAAGAACATTCGACATTGCGGCCGGCTCCGCAGCCGAGGCGGTGGCGGCGTTCGCGCGCCAGGCGCAAGTCAATGTGCTGGCCTCGGGCGAGCAGCTGGCCGGACGGCGCACCGGCGCGGTCAAGGGAGCGTACAGCATCGATGGCGCGCTGGCGCAGCTGCTGGCCGGTTCCGGGCTGGCCGGAAAAACCATGCCCAGCGGCGCGATTTTCATCACGCCGGAGGCGCCGGTGCGCAGCAGCCAGCCCACGACACCATTGCCGGCGCCACCTTCCGCAGCGGCCGATCCCGCGCGTGCGCCGGCTGCCGGCGACGTGGCCCCGGTGGTGGTCATTTCCGGCACCCGGCTGGCGATCGCGTCGGCCATCGATTTGAAAAAAAATGCCGCCACGGTCACCGATTCGATCGTGGCCGAGGACGTTGGTCAGTTTCCCGATAAAAATGTAGGCGAGGCGTTATCACGCATGACCGGGGTGCAGATCTCCAGCGACTTTGGCGAGGGCAACCAGATCTCGATTCGCGGCGTGCAGCCGGACCTCAATCGTATCGAGATCAACGGCGCCTCGGTCCTGTCCACGGCCGACGGCACGCGCGCGCCCGACTTGCGCGAGCTGCCGTCCGAGCTGATCAAGTCGATCGAGGTGGTCAAGGGCGTCACCGCCGACCTGACCGAGGGCGGCATCGGCGGCACCGTCCTGATCCGCACCAACCGGCCGCTGGACTTCAAGAAATTCACGTTCGCCAGCACCGTGGCCGCCGAGCAGAACAGCCTGCGCGGAGGCGTGCAACCGCGCGCAAACCTGCTGATTGCCGACCAGTTTTTCGACCGCCGCCTGGGGCTGATGGCCAACCTGGTGCACGACAAGGTGCTCACCCAAGCGGATCGCGTGCGCAACAGCGGCTGGCGTTTTCTACGCGACTGGGACCTGTCGCCGGAAAAAACCGTCCCGTCGCTCAATCCGGCTGCGGCTGCCGTCCTCGATCGCGCAGGCTGCACGGCGCTGGCCAGCCTCGACCGCACCGACTGCGAGCGCCAGTGGTACGACTACAGCCCCAGCAACCCGCGCTACGGCATCTTGCGGCGCGACCATGCGCGCACCACCGGCGAGCTTACCGCGCAGGTCAAGTTCAGCAATGCGCTGACCGGTTACGTCTCTTACCAGCGCTTTCGGCAAGCGTCGCGCCTGCACGACCTCAACTACGCCGCCGACCTGACCTCCGCCGACCGGCTGTCCGGCGCCGGCGCCTTGCCGACGTACGATGCGAACGGCGTACCGGCGGGCGGCGCGTGCGTGGCGCCGTCGCTGGCCGCCACGCCGGCCGGGGTGGTGGTCACCAATCACCATGTGACGCAATACGTGGTGGGCGACTGCCTGTCACTCAGCGGGCGCGGCGGCAGCAATGCATTCAGCATCGAAGCGCGCGACTTCGTCCAGCGCGTGGACAATTACTACCGCACGGCAGGCCTTACCTGGCGCCGGGATGGGTGGGACATCGATGCCATGCTCACCAGCGCCGACGGCCGTTACCGCAACGACAGCAATTACCTGGGTTTGCTGATGAACGCGCCGGGCCTGCAAGTCAATCTCGATAGCCGGGGTTTTCCGCACTTTACGTTTCCCGCCAATGGCGGACCGGACAACCTGTCCGCGTACACGCAGGTGCAGTTCACCTACAACCCGGTGGAGATCGACAACAGCGAAGACCAGTTGCGGCTCCACCTCCGCTACCGCCCGCAATGGCCGCTGATCGAGCGCGTGGCGTTTGGCGTGCAGGGACGGCGCCAGGCCACGCAGCGCTACGCCAACGGCGGTTACGTCCTCGGTGCCGGCAGCGACCTGGCGGGCGCCGGCGACGACCTGGCCGTGCAGTCGTCCAACGTGCGCTATACCTGGAACTACGACCCGCTCAATCCTGCCGGCGCGCTGCGTCCACCGGTCGTGCAAAGCTTCGTGGACGCCAACAACGAAGAGCGCTGGGTGACGGGCGCGCAGATGCGTGCGCTGGTTGGCGCGGTGCGCGGCGTCTCGCCCGATTTCCTGGCGGGGGCTGGCCTGGATGGCTTTCCCTCGAACTGGGCCAGTGCCAGTTACAGCGCGGCGGCGCCGTTTTTCGACACGTCCGGTTTTACCCACGACCGCGTGCGCCAGGCGCCGGGCAGCGATGGCGCCATCCATCCGCAGATTCCCACCTACCAGGTGGCGGAGCGCACCCGCGCGGCCTACGTGCGCGCCGATTACAGCACCGCCTGGTTCGGCCATGCGCTCGAAGGCAACCTGGGGCTGCGCTACGCCGGCACCCGCACCCGCTCGCTGGGGCGCCAGCGCCTGTTCGTGCGCACCGAACGCGCGGCCGGCAGCGCCGCGTACGACGACCGCCTGCTGGGCACCGCCATCGTCGCGCGGGAAAGCCGCTACCACGACTTTTTACCGAGCGCCAACGCGGTGCTGTGGTTGCGTCCCGAAACGCTGTTGCTGCGCGCCGGCTATGGCAAAGTGATGGCGCGTCCCAGCCTCGAGCGCCTCAGCCCCAACATCACCTGCGTGATCGACAGCGGCAAGCCGCAGTTCGGCGGCGACGGCGTGGACAAATGCACGGCTGGCAATCCGGGCCTTCAACCGTACCGCGCCACCAGCACCGACCTGTCGCTGGAATGGTATCCGGGGCAGGGCAACCAGGTGAGCCTGGCGTACTTTCGCAAGGATATCGACACGGCGATCCGCACCGGCGCCGTGGTGCGCACCGACCTGCTGCAGGACGGCACCCTGTTCGACGTCACGACTACCGTCAACACCCGTGGCGCCACCACCAAGGGTATCGAGTTGGCGGTACGCACGGCGCTGTCGTTCCTGCCCGCGCCGCTCGACGGCTTCGGCATCGACGCCAATTTTACGCGCATGGGTTACGCCTATGCGCCGGGCACGGCGCTGGTCAATTCGCTCGACGGCAGCGAATTGCCGTTCCCCGGCATGTCGCGCACGGCCCGCAACCTGGCGCTGTGGTACGAGCGCGGCCCGGTCAATGCGCGCGTGGTCTACAACCGGCGCAGCGGTTATTACACCGGTAGCAACGACACCAACAGCGGCAACCCCCTGTTCGTGGAGGCTGCCGGCTTTCTCGACTTCAAGCTGCAACTGCACCTCACCGCGCGCCTGTCGTTCGCCTTCGAAGCGAAGAACCTTACCGATGCGCACACGCTGACCACGGCCGGCGCCATTACCCGCCCCAATGAATACTCGTGGAGCGGGCGCCGCTATTTTCTGAGCGCCGGCTACGCCTTCTGA
- a CDS encoding DeoR/GlpR family DNA-binding transcription regulator, with amino-acid sequence MYNHERRRQLLKLLSQRGFIAVTELTKLFNISLPSARRDIVWLLEHNLARRRLGGIECLPGKPALSFNPDSSQPELPLRAARRRAIARAAAAMCSDGETVTINGGATTLLMAEFLATKQLTVQTNSFQSVRTLINAGSSEVVLQAGTIDRQRGIVLSPFERDYATYHYSSKMFMGIAGVNEHGLIESDAERQRAEQRMIDQAERLIVLADSTELWPRTGPVLCPLSAVDTVITDTQAPPAAVAMLHRSGVRVVQVSP; translated from the coding sequence ATGTACAACCACGAACGCCGCCGACAGTTGCTCAAGTTGCTATCACAGCGCGGCTTTATCGCAGTGACCGAACTGACAAAGTTATTCAATATTTCACTGCCGTCGGCACGCCGCGACATCGTGTGGCTGCTCGAACACAACCTGGCGCGGCGCCGGCTGGGCGGCATCGAATGCCTGCCCGGCAAGCCGGCGTTGTCCTTCAATCCCGACTCCAGCCAACCCGAATTGCCGCTACGCGCAGCGCGCCGGCGCGCCATCGCCCGCGCCGCAGCTGCCATGTGCAGCGACGGCGAGACCGTCACCATCAACGGCGGCGCCACCACCTTGCTGATGGCGGAGTTTCTCGCCACCAAACAATTGACCGTGCAGACCAATTCGTTCCAGAGCGTGCGCACCCTGATCAACGCGGGCAGCAGCGAAGTGGTGCTGCAGGCCGGCACCATCGACCGGCAACGGGGCATCGTGCTCAGTCCGTTCGAGCGTGACTATGCCACCTACCATTACAGCAGCAAGATGTTTATGGGCATCGCGGGCGTCAACGAGCACGGCCTGATCGAGTCCGACGCGGAGCGCCAACGTGCCGAGCAGCGGATGATCGACCAGGCCGAGCGCCTGATCGTGCTGGCCGACAGCACTGAACTCTGGCCACGCACCGGCCCGGTGCTGTGCCCGCTCAGTGCGGTCGATACCGTGATCACGGACACCCAGGCGCCGCCTGCTGCGGTAGCCATGCTGCATCGCAGCGGCGTGCGGGTGGTTCAGGTGAGTCCGTAG
- a CDS encoding GH35 family beta-galactosidase: MNRKPLSMLLAALGLATALGAAAQPIPHLKKHGTATHLVVDGKPLLILGGELGNSTASDLKYLERQWPVLKTIGINTVLAPVEWDQIEQQQGVYDFKPLEGMIRQAEANQMKVVLLWFGAWKNSTSSYTPPYIKHDYQTYSKTQDNKGVPQDILSPYDPDTLKADQRAFAALMAHLKTFDKRHTVVMVQVENEIGMLPVVRDYSPQAQQAYKGQVPKALLDYLQQHKATLHPYVRDVWAAKDYQTAGTWSQVFGDSTEAQEIFQAWGFTEFANELTRAGKAAYNLPMYVNVALNSPEQKAGEYPSGGPLPHLFDIWKAGGPDIDLIGMDVYYPNYTEWADKFKRPDNPVFVPEANQAGKTDAGANAFYTLGELEGIGFGPFAIELLPNPATDPLTDAYRVLRQVAPLVLANQGQGTMRGFKAPLSATGVVDETPRTFELGGYKLNVSMVDPRTPKNTQDIAAHGGLIIATGKDEFLVAGRGVVVRFADADDKSGYRVGLEQVIDGEFVDGKWVPGRWLNGDESGQGRYLRLPPNKFGIQKVKVYRYK; encoded by the coding sequence ATGAACCGAAAACCACTGAGCATGCTGCTGGCCGCACTGGGCCTGGCAACCGCACTGGGCGCTGCTGCCCAACCGATTCCACATTTAAAAAAACATGGCACGGCCACCCACCTGGTGGTCGATGGCAAGCCGCTGCTGATCCTCGGCGGCGAGCTCGGTAACTCCACCGCCTCCGACCTCAAGTACCTGGAACGCCAGTGGCCGGTGCTCAAGACCATCGGCATCAACACGGTGCTGGCGCCGGTCGAGTGGGACCAGATCGAACAGCAGCAGGGCGTGTACGACTTCAAGCCGCTCGAAGGCATGATCCGCCAGGCCGAGGCCAACCAGATGAAGGTGGTGCTGCTGTGGTTTGGCGCGTGGAAAAATTCGACGTCGTCGTACACGCCGCCGTATATCAAGCACGACTACCAGACCTATTCCAAGACGCAAGATAACAAGGGCGTGCCGCAAGACATCCTGAGCCCTTACGACCCGGACACTTTAAAAGCTGACCAGCGCGCGTTTGCCGCGCTGATGGCGCATCTGAAAACATTCGACAAGCGCCACACCGTGGTGATGGTGCAGGTGGAAAACGAAATCGGCATGCTGCCCGTGGTGCGCGATTACAGCCCGCAGGCGCAGCAGGCATACAAGGGCCAGGTGCCCAAGGCCCTGCTCGATTACCTGCAACAGCACAAGGCCACGCTGCACCCGTACGTGCGCGACGTGTGGGCCGCCAAGGATTACCAGACTGCCGGCACCTGGTCGCAGGTGTTCGGCGACAGCACCGAGGCGCAGGAAATCTTCCAGGCCTGGGGTTTTACCGAGTTTGCCAATGAACTCACGCGTGCCGGCAAGGCGGCCTACAACCTGCCGATGTATGTCAACGTGGCCCTCAACAGCCCCGAGCAAAAGGCGGGCGAGTACCCGAGCGGCGGCCCGCTGCCGCACCTGTTCGATATCTGGAAGGCGGGCGGACCCGATATCGACCTGATCGGCATGGACGTGTATTACCCGAACTATACCGAGTGGGCCGACAAGTTCAAGCGCCCCGACAACCCGGTGTTCGTGCCGGAAGCGAACCAAGCCGGCAAGACCGACGCCGGCGCCAACGCCTTTTACACGCTGGGTGAGCTGGAAGGCATCGGCTTCGGGCCGTTCGCCATTGAACTGCTGCCCAATCCGGCCACCGATCCGCTGACCGACGCCTACCGCGTGCTGCGCCAGGTGGCGCCGCTGGTGCTGGCCAACCAGGGCCAGGGCACCATGCGCGGCTTCAAGGCGCCGCTGAGCGCGACCGGCGTGGTCGATGAAACTCCGCGCACGTTCGAGCTGGGCGGCTACAAGCTGAACGTCTCGATGGTGGACCCGCGCACGCCGAAAAACACCCAGGACATCGCCGCCCATGGCGGCCTGATCATCGCCACCGGCAAGGACGAGTTCCTGGTGGCGGGGCGCGGCGTGGTGGTGCGGTTTGCCGACGCCGACGACAAGTCGGGCTACCGGGTGGGCCTGGAACAGGTGATCGACGGCGAGTTCGTCGATGGCAAATGGGTACCAGGCCGCTGGCTCAACGGCGACGAAAGCGGCCAGGGCCGCTACCTGCGCCTGCCGCCGAACAAGTTCGGCATCCAGAAAGTGAAAGTGTATCGCTACAAATGA